Proteins encoded together in one Anguilla anguilla isolate fAngAng1 chromosome 9, fAngAng1.pri, whole genome shotgun sequence window:
- the prdm15 gene encoding PR domain zinc finger protein 15 isoform X1 produces MTTSQTYYNSSVRQKTNETENYESQSHKRQLISGPARFLERIGTRSQDSTNVWSFEKQIVKMTEETPEEFIWCDDCGQYHDAECPELGPVVTVRDSFVLSRARSSLPDSLEIRPAGGGEEGVFALRRLIKRTRFGPFEAKRVARLDQEVLFPLKIFHKDGTVVCFDAANEDDCNWMILVRPATEHQHQNLTAHQQDDEVYFNTSQDVLPGTELRVWYGAFYARKMEKAVLKLPAPPPPAVVEVAPPTQTAMDGTAGKTGASEPSLAGEGDAGAQGLECTQWVCKVCPAVFVEPQLLTDHLLSHLQEVKTVASPAVDLTVHQEAESAFPGNALSAEVTTGLPVPKKKGVRGRKGKGHKLTPRPPAPPAGDTSKEGVPEVPMEQVLGTMPPDVGLSLLDTSDIMIGSDGVPVKLQRMSRALMPSSKTGIRRRFLRQGEHKRVYQCSLCNKVFQNSSNLNRHVRSHGDKLFKCDECDKMFSRKESLKQHISYKHSKNEPDLEYRYKCLTCEKSFRVENALKFHNCRTDDKTFQCEICSRFFSTNSNLSKHKKKHGEKLYACEICNKMFYRKDVMQDHQRRHIVGESGGTRWRGGRGACWEKDETMPTPLLPPAGPRHVKREELEANGEEGSKYRKEPSACPICGKVFSCRSNMNKHLLTHGDKKYTCEICGRKFFRVDVLRDHIHVHFKDIALMDEQEREDFIRKIGIAVGDSDCDSDEDEAEDDPENHKYSCKKCQVTFAKGREYLKHILELHKERGYGCAICNRRFALKATYNAHLVIHREQLPDPAVQRYIHPCEMCGRIFNSIGNLERHKIIHTGVKSHSCDQCGKSFARKDMLKEHLRVHDNIRDFLCAECGKGMKTKHALRHHMKLHKGIKEYECKQCNRKFAQKVNMLKHYKRHTGIKDFMCELCGKTFSERNTMETHKLIHTVGKTWSCVVCDKKYVTEYMLQKHVQLTHEKVEAQSCHLCGTKVSTRASMNRHMRRKHPEVVTVRIDDFDELQEATTIDASTISIEQPSLSLEKEALSGEKPPRTPRPPKKKAAKPVEEVDLTEPDDYGPFSGKAPDFGGAVGDETSSAVQSIQQVVVLADHGVATSSASSPSSSVGLTNITVTPITAQAAQFTSLQPVAVGHLTPGDRPLTLDSSILTVTFDAVSGAAVLHNRAAELPTEGPGGGAAVPQSVAHFINLTTFVNPIAHPLEQPALAWRPVTPTEGSPPAPPGGDPAQPEPQDPQTQPPQPQQAPQQLEQAQAQAPPIQSQPAQATPTAQPPQQPAAQQMYGY; encoded by the exons ATGACCACAAGTCAAACGTATTATAATTCAAGCGTGCGCCAAAAGACCAACGAGACAGAAAACTACGAGTCCCAGAGTCACAAGAGGCAACTTATTTCCGGTCCTGCGCGGTTTCTGGAACGGATTGGAACCCGGAGTCAGGATTCAACAAATGTGTGGTCGTTTGAAAAGCAG ATTGTCAAAATGACCGAGGAGACACCAGAGGAGTTTATCT ggtgcGATGACTGCGGGCAGTACCACGACGCGGAGTGTCCGGAGCTCGGCCCTGTGGTGACGGTCAGGGACTCGTTTGTGCTGAGTCGAGCTCG GTCCTCTCTCCCGGACAGTCTGGAGATCCGGCCGGccggggggggagaagagggggtgTTCGCCCTCCGGCGTCTGATCAAGCGGACGCGGTTCGGGCCCTTCGAGGCGAAACGCGTGGCCCGGCTGGACCAGGAAGTGCTGTTTCCTCTGAAG ATTTTCCATAAGGACGGGACCGTGGTCTGCTTCGACGCGGCCAACGAGGACGACTGCAACTGGATGATCCTGGTGCGTCCCGCCACGGAGCACCAGCACCAGAACCTGACGGCCCACCAGCAGGATGACGAGGTCTACTTCAACACGTCCCAG GACGTTCTGCCCGGGACGGAGCTGAGGGTGTGGTACGGCGCCTTCTACGCCCGCAAGATGGAGAAAGCGGTGCTGAAGCtcccggctcctccccctccagcag TGGTGGAAgtggcccctcccactcagACCGCGATGGACGGGACCGCGGGGAAAACCGGTGCCTCGGAACCATCGCTGGCAGGAGAGGGTGACGCgg GTGCCCAAGGGCTGGAGTGTACCCAGTGGGTGTGTAAAGTGTGCCCAGCTGTGTTTGTGGAGCCACAACTCCTGACAG accACCTGTTGAGTCACCTGCAGGAGGTGAAGACCGTGGCCTCGCCCGCCGTCGACCTGACCGTCCACCAGGAGGCGGAGTCGGCGTTCCCCGGCAACGCTCTCAGCGCTGAGGTCACGACAGGGCTGCCGGTACCCAAGAAAAAGGGCGTGAGAGGGCGAAAGGGCAAAGGTCACAAACTCACCCCCAGGCCCCCAGCGCCACCTGCAGGCGACACCAGCAAAG AGGGCGTGCCTGAGGTGCCCATGGAGCAGGTCCTCGGTACCATGCCTCCGGACGTGGGCCTGTCGCTCCTGGACACCTCTGACATCATGATCGGCTCGGACGGCGTTCCGGTGAAGCTGCAGAGGATGTCCCGCGCCCTGATGCCGTCCTCCAA GACTGGGATCAGGAGGAGGTTCCTGAGGCAGGGAGAGCACAAGCGGGTGTACCAGTGTAGCCTCTGCAACAAAGTCTTCCAGAACAGCAGCAACCTCAACCGCCACGTTCGTTCCCACG gcgaTAAGCTGTTCAAATGTGACGAATGTGACAAGATGTTCAGCAGGAAGGAGAGCCTGAAGCAGCACATCTCCTACAAGCACAGTAAGAACGAG CCTGACCTGGAGTACAGGTACAAGTGCCTCACGTGCGAGAAGTCGTTCCGGGTCGAAAACGCTTTGAAGTTCCATAACTGCAGGACAG ACGACAAGACCTTCCAGTGCGAGATCTGCTCCCGGTTCTTCTCCACCAACAGCAACCTGTCCAAGCACAAGAAGAAGCACGGCGAGAAGCTGTACGCCTGCGAGATCTGCAACAAGATGTTCTACCGCAAGGACGTCATGCAGGACCACCAGCGGCGCCACATCGTGGGTGAGTCCGGCGGGACGCGCTGGCGAGGTGGCcgaggtgcatgctgggaaaaggATGAAACGATGCccactcccctcctcccacctGCAGGCCCAAGACACgtgaagagggaggagctggaggccaaCGGGGAAGAAGGAAGCAAGTACAGGAAGGAGCCGTCGGCCTGTCCCATTTGTGGAAAA GTGTTCTCCTGCAGGAGCAACATGAACAAGCACCTGCTGACCCACGGCGATAAGAAGTACACGTGCGAGATCTGCGGGCGCAAGTTCTTCCGCGTGGACGTGCTGAGGGACCACATCCACGTGCACTTCAAG GACATCGCCCTGATGGACGAGCAGGAGCGGGAGGACTTCATCCGCAAGATCGGCATCGCCGTGGGCGACAGCGACTGCGACTCGGACGAGGACGAGGCCGAGGACGACCCCGAGAACCACAAGTACAGCTGCAAGAAGTGCCAG gTGACCTTTGCCAAGGGGAGGGAGTACCTGAAGCACATCCTGGAGCTGCACAAGGAGAGGGGCTACGGCTGCGCCATCTGCAACCGCCGCTTCGCGCTCAAGGCCACATACAACGCGCACCTGGTCATCCACCGCGAGCAGCTGCCCGACCCCGCCGTGCAGAG GTACATCCATCCCTGTGAAATGTGCGGTCGCATTTTCAACAGCATCGGCAACCTGGAGAGACACAAGATCATCCACACGG GTGTGAAGAGTCACAGCTGCGATCAGTGCGGGAAGTCCTTCGCCAGGAAGGACATGCTCAAAGAGCACCTGAGGGTCCACGACAACATCCGGGACTTCCTGTGCGCCGAGTGCGGGAAAG GCATGAAGACCAAGCACGCCCTCAGGCACCACATGAAGCTCCACAAGGGCATCAAGGAGTACGAGTGCAAGCAGTGCAACCGCAAGTTCGCCCAGAAAGTCAACATGCTGAAGCACTACAAGCGCCACACCG GCATAAAGGACTTCATGTGTGAGCTCTGTGGCAAGACGTTCAGCGAGAGGAACACCATGGAGACGCACAAGTTGATCCACACAG TGGGGAAGACGTGGTCGTGCGTGGTGTGCGATAAGAAGTACGTGACGGAGTACATGCTGCAGAAGCACGTCCAGCTGACGCACGAGAAGGTGGAGGCGCAGAGCTGCCACCTGTGCGGCACCAAGGTCTCCACCCGAGCCTCCATGAACCGCCACATGCGCCGCAAGCACCCGGAG GTCGTCACGGTGAGAATCGACGACTTCGACGAGCTGCAGGAGGCCACGACCATCGACGCGTCCACCATCAGCATCGAGCAG CCATCGCTGTCTTTGGAGAAGGAGGCGCTCTCCGGGGAGAAGCCCCCCCGGACGCCGCGGCCCCCCAAGAAGAAGGCGGCCAAGCCGGTGGAGGAGGTGGACCTGACCGAGCCGGACGACTACGGGCCCTTCTCGGGCAAGGCGCCGGACTTCGGCGGGGCGGTGGGGGACGAGACCAGCTCGGCGGTGCAGAGCATTCAGCAG GTGGTGGTGCTGGCCGACCACGGGGTGGCGACCTCCTCCGCCTCGTCGCCCTCCAGCTCGGTGGGCCTGACCAACATCACCGTGACGCCCATCACGGCTCAGGCCGCCCAGTTCACCAGCCTGCAGCCCGTGGCGGTGGGTCACCTGACCCCCGGGGACCGCCCGCTCACGCTGGACAGCTCCATCCTGACGGTCACCTTTGACGCCGTCAGCGGCGCCGCCGTGCTCCACAACCGGGCCGCCGAGCTGCCGACGGAGGGCCCGGGAGGGGGCGCCGCCGTCCCGCAGTCCGTGGCGCACTTCATCAACCTCACCACCTTCGTCAACCCCATCGCGCACCCCCTGGAGCAGCCCGCCCTGGCCTGGCGACCCGTCACCCCAACGGAGGggagcccccccgccccccccgggggcGACCCCGCCCAGCCGGAGCCCCAGGACCCCCAGAcgcagcccccccagccccagcaggCTCCACAGCAGCTGGAGCAAGCCCAGGCCCAGGCTCCGCCCATCCAGTCGCAACCCgcccaggccacgcccacagcccAGCCTCCCCAGCAACCCGCCGCGCAGCAGATGTACGGCTACTAA
- the prdm15 gene encoding PR domain zinc finger protein 15 isoform X2, translating to MTTSQTYYNSSVRQKTNETENYESQSHKRQLISGPARFLERIGTRSQDSTNVWSFEKQIVKMTEETPEEFIWCDDCGQYHDAECPELGPVVTVRDSFVLSRARSSLPDSLEIRPAGGGEEGVFALRRLIKRTRFGPFEAKRVARLDQEVLFPLKIFHKDGTVVCFDAANEDDCNWMILVRPATEHQHQNLTAHQQDDEVYFNTSQDVLPGTELRVWYGAFYARKMEKAVLKLPAPPPPAVVEVAPPTQTAMDGTAGKTGASEPSLAGEGDAGAQGLECTQWVCKVCPAVFVEPQLLTDHLLSHLQEVKTVASPAVDLTVHQEAESAFPGNALSAEVTTGLPVPKKKGVRGRKGKGHKLTPRPPAPPAGDTSKEGVPEVPMEQVLGTMPPDVGLSLLDTSDIMIGSDGVPVKLQRMSRALMPSSKTGIRRRFLRQGEHKRVYQCSLCNKVFQNSSNLNRHVRSHGDKLFKCDECDKMFSRKESLKQHISYKHSKNEPDLEYRYKCLTCEKSFRVENALKFHNCRTDDKTFQCEICSRFFSTNSNLSKHKKKHGEKLYACEICNKMFYRKDVMQDHQRRHIVGPRHVKREELEANGEEGSKYRKEPSACPICGKVFSCRSNMNKHLLTHGDKKYTCEICGRKFFRVDVLRDHIHVHFKDIALMDEQEREDFIRKIGIAVGDSDCDSDEDEAEDDPENHKYSCKKCQVTFAKGREYLKHILELHKERGYGCAICNRRFALKATYNAHLVIHREQLPDPAVQRYIHPCEMCGRIFNSIGNLERHKIIHTGVKSHSCDQCGKSFARKDMLKEHLRVHDNIRDFLCAECGKGMKTKHALRHHMKLHKGIKEYECKQCNRKFAQKVNMLKHYKRHTGIKDFMCELCGKTFSERNTMETHKLIHTVGKTWSCVVCDKKYVTEYMLQKHVQLTHEKVEAQSCHLCGTKVSTRASMNRHMRRKHPEVVTVRIDDFDELQEATTIDASTISIEQPSLSLEKEALSGEKPPRTPRPPKKKAAKPVEEVDLTEPDDYGPFSGKAPDFGGAVGDETSSAVQSIQQVVVLADHGVATSSASSPSSSVGLTNITVTPITAQAAQFTSLQPVAVGHLTPGDRPLTLDSSILTVTFDAVSGAAVLHNRAAELPTEGPGGGAAVPQSVAHFINLTTFVNPIAHPLEQPALAWRPVTPTEGSPPAPPGGDPAQPEPQDPQTQPPQPQQAPQQLEQAQAQAPPIQSQPAQATPTAQPPQQPAAQQMYGY from the exons ATGACCACAAGTCAAACGTATTATAATTCAAGCGTGCGCCAAAAGACCAACGAGACAGAAAACTACGAGTCCCAGAGTCACAAGAGGCAACTTATTTCCGGTCCTGCGCGGTTTCTGGAACGGATTGGAACCCGGAGTCAGGATTCAACAAATGTGTGGTCGTTTGAAAAGCAG ATTGTCAAAATGACCGAGGAGACACCAGAGGAGTTTATCT ggtgcGATGACTGCGGGCAGTACCACGACGCGGAGTGTCCGGAGCTCGGCCCTGTGGTGACGGTCAGGGACTCGTTTGTGCTGAGTCGAGCTCG GTCCTCTCTCCCGGACAGTCTGGAGATCCGGCCGGccggggggggagaagagggggtgTTCGCCCTCCGGCGTCTGATCAAGCGGACGCGGTTCGGGCCCTTCGAGGCGAAACGCGTGGCCCGGCTGGACCAGGAAGTGCTGTTTCCTCTGAAG ATTTTCCATAAGGACGGGACCGTGGTCTGCTTCGACGCGGCCAACGAGGACGACTGCAACTGGATGATCCTGGTGCGTCCCGCCACGGAGCACCAGCACCAGAACCTGACGGCCCACCAGCAGGATGACGAGGTCTACTTCAACACGTCCCAG GACGTTCTGCCCGGGACGGAGCTGAGGGTGTGGTACGGCGCCTTCTACGCCCGCAAGATGGAGAAAGCGGTGCTGAAGCtcccggctcctccccctccagcag TGGTGGAAgtggcccctcccactcagACCGCGATGGACGGGACCGCGGGGAAAACCGGTGCCTCGGAACCATCGCTGGCAGGAGAGGGTGACGCgg GTGCCCAAGGGCTGGAGTGTACCCAGTGGGTGTGTAAAGTGTGCCCAGCTGTGTTTGTGGAGCCACAACTCCTGACAG accACCTGTTGAGTCACCTGCAGGAGGTGAAGACCGTGGCCTCGCCCGCCGTCGACCTGACCGTCCACCAGGAGGCGGAGTCGGCGTTCCCCGGCAACGCTCTCAGCGCTGAGGTCACGACAGGGCTGCCGGTACCCAAGAAAAAGGGCGTGAGAGGGCGAAAGGGCAAAGGTCACAAACTCACCCCCAGGCCCCCAGCGCCACCTGCAGGCGACACCAGCAAAG AGGGCGTGCCTGAGGTGCCCATGGAGCAGGTCCTCGGTACCATGCCTCCGGACGTGGGCCTGTCGCTCCTGGACACCTCTGACATCATGATCGGCTCGGACGGCGTTCCGGTGAAGCTGCAGAGGATGTCCCGCGCCCTGATGCCGTCCTCCAA GACTGGGATCAGGAGGAGGTTCCTGAGGCAGGGAGAGCACAAGCGGGTGTACCAGTGTAGCCTCTGCAACAAAGTCTTCCAGAACAGCAGCAACCTCAACCGCCACGTTCGTTCCCACG gcgaTAAGCTGTTCAAATGTGACGAATGTGACAAGATGTTCAGCAGGAAGGAGAGCCTGAAGCAGCACATCTCCTACAAGCACAGTAAGAACGAG CCTGACCTGGAGTACAGGTACAAGTGCCTCACGTGCGAGAAGTCGTTCCGGGTCGAAAACGCTTTGAAGTTCCATAACTGCAGGACAG ACGACAAGACCTTCCAGTGCGAGATCTGCTCCCGGTTCTTCTCCACCAACAGCAACCTGTCCAAGCACAAGAAGAAGCACGGCGAGAAGCTGTACGCCTGCGAGATCTGCAACAAGATGTTCTACCGCAAGGACGTCATGCAGGACCACCAGCGGCGCCACATCGTGG GCCCAAGACACgtgaagagggaggagctggaggccaaCGGGGAAGAAGGAAGCAAGTACAGGAAGGAGCCGTCGGCCTGTCCCATTTGTGGAAAA GTGTTCTCCTGCAGGAGCAACATGAACAAGCACCTGCTGACCCACGGCGATAAGAAGTACACGTGCGAGATCTGCGGGCGCAAGTTCTTCCGCGTGGACGTGCTGAGGGACCACATCCACGTGCACTTCAAG GACATCGCCCTGATGGACGAGCAGGAGCGGGAGGACTTCATCCGCAAGATCGGCATCGCCGTGGGCGACAGCGACTGCGACTCGGACGAGGACGAGGCCGAGGACGACCCCGAGAACCACAAGTACAGCTGCAAGAAGTGCCAG gTGACCTTTGCCAAGGGGAGGGAGTACCTGAAGCACATCCTGGAGCTGCACAAGGAGAGGGGCTACGGCTGCGCCATCTGCAACCGCCGCTTCGCGCTCAAGGCCACATACAACGCGCACCTGGTCATCCACCGCGAGCAGCTGCCCGACCCCGCCGTGCAGAG GTACATCCATCCCTGTGAAATGTGCGGTCGCATTTTCAACAGCATCGGCAACCTGGAGAGACACAAGATCATCCACACGG GTGTGAAGAGTCACAGCTGCGATCAGTGCGGGAAGTCCTTCGCCAGGAAGGACATGCTCAAAGAGCACCTGAGGGTCCACGACAACATCCGGGACTTCCTGTGCGCCGAGTGCGGGAAAG GCATGAAGACCAAGCACGCCCTCAGGCACCACATGAAGCTCCACAAGGGCATCAAGGAGTACGAGTGCAAGCAGTGCAACCGCAAGTTCGCCCAGAAAGTCAACATGCTGAAGCACTACAAGCGCCACACCG GCATAAAGGACTTCATGTGTGAGCTCTGTGGCAAGACGTTCAGCGAGAGGAACACCATGGAGACGCACAAGTTGATCCACACAG TGGGGAAGACGTGGTCGTGCGTGGTGTGCGATAAGAAGTACGTGACGGAGTACATGCTGCAGAAGCACGTCCAGCTGACGCACGAGAAGGTGGAGGCGCAGAGCTGCCACCTGTGCGGCACCAAGGTCTCCACCCGAGCCTCCATGAACCGCCACATGCGCCGCAAGCACCCGGAG GTCGTCACGGTGAGAATCGACGACTTCGACGAGCTGCAGGAGGCCACGACCATCGACGCGTCCACCATCAGCATCGAGCAG CCATCGCTGTCTTTGGAGAAGGAGGCGCTCTCCGGGGAGAAGCCCCCCCGGACGCCGCGGCCCCCCAAGAAGAAGGCGGCCAAGCCGGTGGAGGAGGTGGACCTGACCGAGCCGGACGACTACGGGCCCTTCTCGGGCAAGGCGCCGGACTTCGGCGGGGCGGTGGGGGACGAGACCAGCTCGGCGGTGCAGAGCATTCAGCAG GTGGTGGTGCTGGCCGACCACGGGGTGGCGACCTCCTCCGCCTCGTCGCCCTCCAGCTCGGTGGGCCTGACCAACATCACCGTGACGCCCATCACGGCTCAGGCCGCCCAGTTCACCAGCCTGCAGCCCGTGGCGGTGGGTCACCTGACCCCCGGGGACCGCCCGCTCACGCTGGACAGCTCCATCCTGACGGTCACCTTTGACGCCGTCAGCGGCGCCGCCGTGCTCCACAACCGGGCCGCCGAGCTGCCGACGGAGGGCCCGGGAGGGGGCGCCGCCGTCCCGCAGTCCGTGGCGCACTTCATCAACCTCACCACCTTCGTCAACCCCATCGCGCACCCCCTGGAGCAGCCCGCCCTGGCCTGGCGACCCGTCACCCCAACGGAGGggagcccccccgccccccccgggggcGACCCCGCCCAGCCGGAGCCCCAGGACCCCCAGAcgcagcccccccagccccagcaggCTCCACAGCAGCTGGAGCAAGCCCAGGCCCAGGCTCCGCCCATCCAGTCGCAACCCgcccaggccacgcccacagcccAGCCTCCCCAGCAACCCGCCGCGCAGCAGATGTACGGCTACTAA